The following are encoded in a window of Candidatus Methylomirabilota bacterium genomic DNA:
- a CDS encoding GTP-binding protein, with product IDVAEGDKIPRKGGPAITRSDLLVINKIDLAPYVGADLSVMERDSKRMRGDRPFVFTNLRDGTGADLVVDWIRRELLFES from the coding sequence ATCGACGTCGCGGAGGGGGACAAGATCCCGCGGAAGGGCGGCCCCGCTATCACCCGCTCGGATCTGCTCGTCATCAACAAGATCGACCTGGCGCCCTACGTCGGCGCCGATCTCTCCGTGATGGAGCGGGACTCCAAGCGGATGAGGGGAGACCGGCCCTTTGTCTTCACGAACCTCCGGGACGGCACCGGCGCCGACCTCGTGGTGGATTGGATCCGGCGCGAGCTCCTCTTCGAGTCCTGA